One window of the Pseudarthrobacter sp. ATCC 49987 genome contains the following:
- a CDS encoding SDR family NAD(P)-dependent oxidoreductase: MPYEINEVARTALVTGVGGYIGSEVAKALRKRGFDVWGIDRTQPASAVWRGRFIEANLGHGDSIPSFKLPIAGLDCVIHVAGGALAREVLQEHFRPDLDLIDETFRDNFLSAVDVIEATRGALRQGGSILLTSSINALGNYGLPIYSASKAALHGFTKGLAPELADAGIRLNVAVLGTVDHPGVRKLHEADPGHFERLQRSIPGGRLLNAPEVAERLVKMSSNEDLQGEIVVIDNGQLAGGPRND, from the coding sequence ATGCCTTATGAAATCAACGAAGTTGCCCGTACAGCCTTGGTCACGGGGGTCGGCGGCTATATCGGCTCCGAGGTTGCAAAAGCACTTCGGAAACGGGGCTTCGATGTTTGGGGCATTGATCGGACTCAGCCCGCCAGCGCGGTGTGGCGCGGACGATTCATCGAAGCGAACTTGGGCCACGGAGATTCCATTCCGAGTTTCAAATTGCCCATAGCTGGGCTCGATTGCGTGATTCATGTCGCTGGCGGCGCCCTGGCACGCGAAGTCCTTCAAGAACACTTCCGTCCGGACCTGGATCTAATCGACGAAACATTCAGGGACAATTTTCTTTCGGCAGTCGATGTTATTGAGGCAACACGGGGAGCTCTCCGGCAGGGCGGCTCGATACTGCTGACGTCGTCCATCAATGCGCTCGGGAACTATGGGTTGCCGATCTACTCAGCGAGCAAGGCTGCCCTGCACGGATTTACGAAGGGCTTAGCGCCGGAACTGGCCGATGCCGGGATCCGCCTAAACGTGGCAGTCCTTGGAACGGTCGATCATCCGGGGGTCCGCAAATTACATGAGGCGGATCCTGGCCATTTTGAAAGGCTGCAGCGGTCGATTCCCGGAGGCCGGTTGCTCAATGCGCCGGAAGTTGCTGAGCGACTGGTTAAGATGAGCTCCAACGAAGACCTGCAAGGCGAAATAGTCGTTATCGACAACGGTCAACTGGCTGGGGGGCCAAGGAATGATTGA
- a CDS encoding MFS transporter gives MAPPPPLEANVTALPDTVTQPIAVVSQRLPWRHTFISLKVRNFRIFATGHFIAVIALWMQRIAQDWLVLQLSGSVTAVGITVALQFLPSLFLGPWAGMMADRFAKRKILMLCQSVAAVLAAILVVLALSQRIEVWHVYVIALVLGLVTVLDQPARQVFVNELVGPAYLRNAISVNSTTFQLGGLIGPALAGLLLTAVGAGWAFAANAVACCFTVAMLLTLRKDQLYISAPVPKRKGMLREGLNYALSKPTIYWPWLMAGFVAVFAMSLPVLLAAFADHVYDVGAGGYGLLNALVALGALAGAITSARRRELRLRSVMLGAGMYGLMLCLAALAPSMVWFGTAMVLAGFWCLMFLTAANQLVQISSNMAIRGRVMSLYIMVLIGGQAIGGPMIGWLAEHVDPQTAILVSGGVPALAAATVAVVLARRGQLMLKVDLRDRRRLVTIVRKGAGRGKCPGGRPAAATP, from the coding sequence GTGGCACCCCCACCGCCGTTAGAGGCCAACGTCACTGCCCTGCCGGACACCGTTACGCAGCCCATCGCCGTCGTCTCCCAGCGCCTGCCGTGGCGCCATACCTTTATCTCGCTGAAGGTCCGCAATTTCCGTATCTTCGCGACCGGCCACTTCATCGCCGTGATCGCCCTCTGGATGCAGCGGATCGCCCAGGACTGGCTGGTGCTCCAGCTCTCCGGTTCCGTCACCGCAGTCGGGATCACCGTGGCCCTGCAGTTCCTGCCCTCGCTGTTCCTGGGCCCGTGGGCTGGCATGATGGCGGACCGCTTCGCGAAGCGGAAGATCCTGATGCTGTGCCAGTCAGTGGCCGCTGTGCTGGCAGCCATCCTGGTGGTGCTCGCGCTGAGCCAGCGGATCGAGGTCTGGCACGTGTACGTGATCGCCCTCGTCCTTGGCCTGGTCACTGTGCTGGACCAGCCCGCACGGCAGGTCTTCGTCAACGAACTCGTCGGCCCGGCCTACCTCCGGAACGCCATCAGCGTGAACTCCACGACGTTCCAGCTCGGCGGCCTGATCGGGCCGGCGCTCGCCGGGCTGCTGCTCACCGCGGTGGGGGCCGGCTGGGCGTTCGCCGCGAATGCCGTCGCCTGCTGCTTCACCGTCGCGATGCTGCTCACGCTGCGGAAGGACCAGCTGTACATCAGCGCGCCGGTGCCCAAACGCAAGGGGATGCTGCGTGAAGGGCTGAACTACGCGCTGAGCAAACCCACCATCTACTGGCCGTGGCTGATGGCCGGCTTCGTCGCGGTGTTCGCGATGAGCCTGCCGGTGCTGCTGGCCGCTTTCGCGGACCACGTGTACGACGTCGGCGCCGGCGGCTACGGCCTGCTCAACGCGCTGGTGGCCCTTGGGGCGCTGGCCGGGGCCATCACCTCCGCGCGCCGGCGTGAACTGCGGCTGCGTTCAGTGATGCTGGGAGCCGGAATGTACGGGCTCATGCTCTGCCTGGCCGCGCTGGCGCCTTCCATGGTGTGGTTCGGGACGGCGATGGTGCTGGCCGGGTTCTGGTGCCTGATGTTCCTGACCGCCGCCAACCAGCTGGTCCAGATCAGCTCCAATATGGCCATCCGCGGGCGCGTCATGAGTCTGTACATCATGGTGCTGATCGGCGGGCAGGCCATTGGCGGGCCGATGATCGGCTGGCTGGCCGAGCATGTGGATCCGCAAACGGCCATCCTGGTTTCCGGCGGGGTGCCGGCGCTGGCCGCGGCGACCGTCGCCGTCGTGCTGGCGCGCCGTGGCCAGTTGATGCTCAAGGTGGACCTGAGGGACCGGCGGCGGCTCGTGACGATTGTCCGCAAGGGTGCCGGCCGGGGGAAGTGCCCGGGCGGGCGGCCCGCAGCCGCCACGCCCTAG
- a CDS encoding MFS transporter translates to MNSAAAPEAMRPASELESGRQASHKGRILAWAAWDWGSAAFNAVMTTFVFTVYLTSKAFGGEDQASAVLGGALAIAGAAIALLAPVTGQRSDTGGRRKLWLGVNTAAVALLTALCFFVFPRPEFLLLGVTLIALGNVFFEFAGVNYNAMLAQISTPRNIGKVSGFGWGMGYLGGIVALLIVLQLFVQPSFEWFGGSTEDGLNIRLVAVFSALWFFIFALPVLFAVPELPKAKQGAGLGFLASYGLLVRRIQAIYRTSPHTIYFLLASAVFRDGLAAVFTFGGIIAAGTFGFELKDVIFFAIFGNVVAAAGAIAGGFLDDRIGPKAVIAGSLVGLLVSGSMILVLGNGNYSFFGMDWAGTTTFWIFGLFLCLFVGPAQSSSRAYLARLAPHGESGELFGLYATTGRAVSFLAPALFTLCIAVAAPLVAPGEAQRWGILGIMVVLLAGLLLLLPVKAPDKTEIAVVPAA, encoded by the coding sequence ATGAACTCCGCTGCTGCCCCAGAGGCCATGCGTCCCGCGTCGGAACTGGAATCCGGACGCCAGGCCTCCCATAAGGGGCGCATCCTCGCGTGGGCGGCCTGGGACTGGGGCTCGGCCGCCTTCAACGCGGTCATGACCACGTTCGTGTTCACCGTGTACCTGACCTCCAAGGCGTTCGGCGGCGAGGACCAGGCATCTGCGGTCCTCGGCGGCGCACTGGCCATCGCCGGTGCCGCGATCGCGCTGCTGGCACCTGTCACGGGACAGCGCTCGGACACCGGCGGGCGCCGGAAGCTCTGGCTGGGGGTCAACACCGCCGCCGTCGCGCTCCTGACCGCACTGTGCTTCTTTGTCTTCCCGCGCCCGGAGTTCCTGCTGCTCGGAGTGACGCTGATAGCGCTCGGGAACGTGTTCTTTGAGTTTGCCGGCGTAAACTACAACGCCATGCTCGCCCAGATCTCCACCCCGCGGAACATCGGCAAGGTCAGCGGCTTCGGCTGGGGCATGGGCTACCTCGGCGGCATCGTGGCGCTGCTGATCGTCCTCCAACTCTTTGTCCAGCCCAGCTTCGAATGGTTTGGCGGCTCGACGGAGGACGGCCTGAACATCCGCCTGGTCGCGGTGTTCTCGGCCTTGTGGTTCTTCATCTTCGCGCTGCCCGTGCTGTTCGCCGTGCCGGAACTTCCCAAGGCCAAGCAGGGCGCCGGCCTCGGATTCCTGGCGTCCTACGGCCTGCTGGTGCGGCGGATCCAGGCGATTTACCGGACCAGCCCGCACACCATCTACTTCCTGCTCGCCAGCGCCGTGTTCCGGGACGGGCTGGCCGCCGTGTTCACCTTCGGCGGCATCATCGCCGCTGGAACATTCGGCTTCGAACTCAAGGACGTCATCTTCTTCGCGATCTTCGGGAACGTCGTGGCCGCGGCGGGTGCCATCGCGGGCGGCTTCCTCGACGACCGGATCGGGCCGAAGGCGGTCATTGCCGGTTCGCTGGTCGGGCTGCTGGTCTCCGGCTCCATGATCCTGGTCCTCGGCAACGGGAACTATTCCTTCTTCGGCATGGACTGGGCCGGCACCACCACGTTTTGGATCTTTGGCCTGTTCCTGTGCCTCTTCGTGGGGCCGGCGCAGTCCTCCTCGCGGGCCTACCTGGCCCGGCTTGCCCCGCACGGCGAATCCGGTGAGCTGTTTGGCCTCTACGCCACTACAGGCCGGGCCGTCAGTTTCCTCGCTCCCGCACTCTTTACACTGTGCATTGCGGTCGCTGCCCCGCTGGTGGCACCCGGCGAGGCGCAGCGTTGGGGCATCCTCGGCATCATGGTGGTGCTCCTGGCCGGGCTGCTGCTCCTGCTCCCGGTCAAGGCACCGGACAAGACCGAAATCGCCGTCGTTCCTGCAGCTTGA
- a CDS encoding N(5)-(carboxyethyl)ornithine synthase, which yields MSHLTLGVLASTRKPDERRLPIHPLHLDRIAPGLRQQLILEEGYGERFGVSDEHLAPLVGRIVPRAQLLAEADVVLLPKPQPEDLAELRDGQVLWGWPHCVQDRAITQLAIDKKLTLIAFEAMNHWASDGGFGLHVFHKNNELAGYCSVLHALALTGSTGDYGRRLSAVVIGFGATARGAVTALNAHGVHDVQVLTNRGVAAVGSPIHSVRIAQFDHDDKAPFLSEVITERGRVPLAPFLAESDIVVNCTLQDPNAPLTYLRTEDLDAFRPGSLIVDVSCDEGMGFSWAKTTTFADPRFKVGDHIDYYAVDHSPSYLWNSSSWEISEALLPFLETVITGPEAWTANETIRRAIEIRDGVILNPDVLQFQKREPEYPHAPLAG from the coding sequence ATGAGCCACCTCACCCTCGGAGTCCTTGCCAGCACGCGGAAACCTGACGAGCGACGCCTCCCGATCCACCCCCTCCACCTGGACCGCATTGCCCCGGGACTCCGGCAGCAGCTGATCCTCGAGGAGGGCTACGGCGAGCGCTTCGGCGTCTCGGACGAGCACCTGGCACCGCTCGTGGGGCGCATCGTCCCGCGTGCGCAGCTGCTGGCCGAGGCCGACGTCGTCCTCCTGCCCAAGCCGCAGCCCGAGGACCTCGCCGAACTGCGGGACGGGCAGGTCCTCTGGGGCTGGCCGCACTGCGTCCAGGACCGGGCCATCACCCAGCTGGCGATCGACAAGAAACTCACGCTGATCGCCTTCGAGGCGATGAACCACTGGGCCAGCGACGGCGGCTTCGGCCTACACGTGTTCCACAAGAACAACGAGCTGGCCGGCTACTGCTCGGTGCTGCACGCCCTGGCCCTGACCGGCTCCACCGGGGACTACGGCCGCCGGCTGAGCGCCGTCGTCATCGGCTTCGGCGCCACGGCCCGCGGCGCGGTGACGGCGCTGAATGCCCACGGCGTCCATGACGTGCAGGTGCTGACCAACCGCGGGGTTGCCGCGGTGGGCTCCCCCATCCATTCGGTGCGGATCGCGCAGTTCGACCACGACGACAAAGCGCCGTTCCTCAGCGAGGTCATCACCGAGCGCGGCCGCGTGCCGCTCGCGCCGTTCCTCGCTGAGAGCGATATTGTGGTCAACTGCACGCTCCAGGACCCGAACGCGCCGCTGACGTACCTGCGCACCGAGGACCTGGACGCCTTCCGGCCCGGCAGCCTGATCGTGGACGTGTCCTGCGACGAGGGTATGGGCTTCAGCTGGGCGAAGACCACCACGTTCGCCGACCCGAGGTTCAAGGTCGGGGACCATATTGACTACTACGCGGTGGACCACAGCCCCTCCTACCTGTGGAATTCGTCCAGCTGGGAAATCAGCGAGGCGCTGCTGCCGTTCCTGGAAACCGTGATCACCGGCCCCGAGGCGTGGACCGCGAACGAGACCATCCGCCGCGCGATCGAAATCCGCGACGGCGTCATCCTCAATCCGGATGTGCTGCAGTTCCAGAAGCGCGAACCGGAGTACCCGCACGCACCGCTGGCAGGCTAG
- a CDS encoding LysR substrate-binding domain-containing protein, translated as MFEPAQLRSFLAVAETLSFTKAAERLGLAQPTVSQHVRKLETAAKRVLVARDTRDVRLTDNGDAMAGFARSILSAHDAASRYFSGSAMRGRLRFGTADDLAITGLPRILREFRQVYPQINLELTVGQSDQLYKRLNAGQLDLVFVKWVAGAKDGTVVQQDSFAWVGLEQTSLDPAEPVPLIAYPAPSLSRKLAIDALESAGRTWRITCTTRQISGVLAAVRAGIGVAVMPSSLVPDDLKIITRRFDLPPVGDVDFTLIRNPLANTEVIEALTQTIAGRTLKRSA; from the coding sequence ATGTTCGAACCCGCCCAGCTCCGCTCCTTCCTGGCCGTGGCCGAAACACTCAGCTTCACCAAGGCCGCTGAACGGCTGGGCCTCGCGCAGCCGACCGTCAGCCAGCACGTCCGCAAGCTCGAGACCGCGGCGAAACGGGTCCTGGTGGCACGCGACACCAGGGACGTGCGCCTGACCGATAACGGGGACGCCATGGCCGGTTTCGCCCGCAGCATTCTCTCCGCGCACGACGCCGCCTCCCGCTACTTCTCCGGATCGGCCATGCGCGGCCGGCTGCGCTTCGGCACGGCCGACGACCTCGCGATCACCGGCCTGCCAAGGATCCTGCGGGAGTTCCGGCAGGTCTACCCGCAGATCAACCTGGAACTCACAGTGGGTCAAAGCGACCAGCTCTACAAGCGCCTCAACGCCGGCCAGCTGGACCTTGTGTTCGTCAAGTGGGTGGCCGGGGCCAAGGACGGCACGGTGGTGCAGCAGGATTCCTTCGCCTGGGTGGGCCTGGAGCAGACCTCGCTGGACCCGGCCGAGCCCGTGCCGCTCATTGCCTACCCCGCCCCGAGCCTGAGCCGGAAGCTGGCCATCGACGCGCTTGAATCAGCGGGCCGGACCTGGCGGATCACGTGCACCACCCGGCAGATCAGCGGGGTGCTGGCCGCGGTCCGGGCCGGCATCGGCGTGGCGGTGATGCCGTCCTCACTGGTGCCGGACGACCTGAAGATCATCACCCGGCGCTTCGACCTGCCCCCGGTGGGCGACGTCGATTTCACCTTGATCCGCAACCCGCTGGCCAACACCGAGGTGATCGAGGCCCTGACGCAGACGATCGCGGGACGGACCCTGAAGCGCTCCGCCTGA
- a CDS encoding cation:proton antiporter regulatory subunit, with translation MNVDETDLPGLGRRKDFMTASGRRIGVVEYREGQTELIVSTWDDPDTCQASIPLTADEAAALGNLLGGQRLAMQLSEAHREVPGIVTRQFSIAAGSPFHNQPMGKAAIRTRSGVSIVAIMREGEVLPSPGPDVVLHPGDLLVAVGTQEGLDTAAGILRNG, from the coding sequence ATGAACGTGGATGAAACAGACCTCCCGGGCCTGGGCCGGCGCAAGGACTTCATGACCGCCTCAGGCCGGCGGATCGGCGTCGTGGAATACCGCGAAGGCCAAACCGAACTGATCGTCTCGACATGGGACGATCCGGACACCTGCCAGGCGTCTATTCCGCTGACGGCCGATGAGGCCGCCGCCCTCGGAAACCTGCTCGGCGGCCAGCGGCTCGCCATGCAGCTCTCCGAAGCGCACCGCGAGGTTCCGGGCATCGTCACCCGGCAGTTCTCCATCGCCGCCGGCTCCCCGTTCCACAACCAGCCGATGGGCAAAGCCGCCATCCGGACCCGGAGTGGCGTCTCGATCGTCGCTATCATGCGCGAAGGCGAAGTGCTCCCCTCCCCGGGACCCGACGTCGTCCTGCACCCCGGAGATCTCCTCGTAGCAGTGGGAACCCAAGAAGGCCTGGACACGGCGGCCGGCATCCTGCGCAACGGCTGA
- a CDS encoding SRPBCC family protein: MAIAEYDVVIQRDARSVYDFLVDARNLPSWRTGVRSIELESGAAGSKGAVYRQTIAAPGGRIVCGDFEITEARPGAEIQYKVLAGPERTRGGYYLSTEGASTRVRFALECEPRGLLARLKSPFRRRMKAEVCQLEQLKSVLEEQAEQ; the protein is encoded by the coding sequence GTGGCAATCGCAGAGTACGACGTCGTCATCCAACGGGATGCCAGGAGTGTGTATGACTTCCTGGTCGACGCCCGCAACCTGCCCAGCTGGCGCACCGGTGTCCGCAGCATTGAGCTGGAATCGGGCGCTGCCGGGTCCAAGGGCGCCGTTTACCGGCAAACCATCGCCGCGCCGGGCGGGCGGATAGTCTGCGGCGACTTCGAGATCACCGAGGCACGGCCCGGGGCGGAGATCCAGTACAAGGTCCTTGCCGGGCCCGAGCGGACGCGCGGCGGCTACTACCTCAGCACGGAAGGCGCCAGCACCCGGGTCCGCTTTGCGCTGGAATGCGAACCCCGGGGACTCTTGGCCCGGCTGAAGTCCCCCTTCCGCCGCCGGATGAAGGCGGAAGTCTGCCAGCTGGAGCAGCTCAAGTCGGTGCTTGAGGAACAAGCAGAGCAGTAA
- the dcd gene encoding dCTP deaminase, with the protein MLISDRDIRTEINSQRIILEPFDPAMVQPSSVDVRIDKFFRLFDNHKYAHIDPAEEQPELTRLVEVEAGEPFILHPGEFVLGSTYETVTLPDDIAARLEGKSSLGRLGLLTHSTAGFIDPGFSGHVTLELSNMATLPIKLWPGMKIGQLCFFRLTSAAEHPYGSGEYGNRYQGQRGPTASRSHLNFHRTDI; encoded by the coding sequence GTGCTGATCTCTGACCGCGACATTCGTACCGAAATCAATTCCCAACGGATCATTCTGGAGCCGTTCGACCCCGCCATGGTTCAGCCATCGTCGGTTGACGTCCGGATCGACAAATTCTTCAGGCTCTTCGACAACCACAAGTACGCCCATATTGACCCGGCGGAGGAACAGCCCGAGCTGACCCGTCTGGTGGAGGTTGAGGCCGGCGAACCGTTTATTCTTCATCCCGGGGAATTCGTGCTTGGCTCCACCTACGAGACAGTGACGCTCCCCGACGACATCGCCGCCCGGCTTGAGGGCAAGTCCTCGCTGGGCCGGCTGGGCCTGCTCACGCACTCGACGGCAGGGTTCATCGATCCGGGCTTCTCCGGGCACGTGACCCTTGAGCTGTCCAACATGGCGACGTTGCCGATCAAGCTGTGGCCGGGCATGAAGATCGGCCAGTTGTGCTTCTTCCGGCTCACTTCCGCCGCCGAGCACCCGTACGGCTCCGGCGAGTACGGCAACCGCTACCAGGGCCAGCGCGGCCCGACGGCGAGCCGCAGCCACCTGAACTTCCACCGCACGGACATCTAA
- a CDS encoding cation:proton antiporter: MDPLALTLIELGAVVFCLGLLARLAGRIGMSPIPLYLIGGLFFGAGGLVKLEGMHEFAHLSSEIGVILLLLMLGLEYTAAELVTGLRRSWQAGVLDLVLNFLPGALLAVLLGWGVVGAMVMGGVTYISSSGIAAKVITDLGRIGNRETPVVLSILVFEDLAMAVYLPILTATLAGVSFVVGLQTVGISLAVVTVVLLVALRHGHHVSKAVHSENSEVFLLNLLGAALLVAGLAAAMQVSAAVGAFMLGIAISGATAHSATRILEPLRDLFAAIFFVVFGLNTDPTTIPPVLGWALLLAIVTAATKMLTGIWAAKRAGIGVPGRFRAGAALIARGEFSIVIAGLAVASGVVPQELAALATAYVLIMAVTGPLAARFVEPVVAMLRRPAKTRTVRTADGI; the protein is encoded by the coding sequence ATGGATCCGCTCGCACTGACGCTCATTGAACTTGGGGCCGTCGTGTTCTGCCTCGGCCTGCTGGCGAGGCTGGCCGGGCGGATCGGCATGTCCCCCATTCCGCTGTACCTCATCGGCGGCCTGTTCTTCGGGGCAGGCGGCCTGGTGAAACTCGAAGGAATGCACGAGTTTGCGCACCTCTCAAGCGAGATCGGCGTCATCCTCCTCCTGCTTATGCTCGGATTGGAATATACGGCGGCCGAACTCGTCACGGGGCTGCGGCGCTCCTGGCAGGCCGGCGTCCTGGACCTGGTCCTGAACTTCCTTCCGGGCGCCCTGCTCGCCGTACTGCTGGGCTGGGGAGTCGTCGGAGCGATGGTAATGGGCGGTGTCACCTACATCTCGTCCTCGGGGATCGCCGCCAAGGTGATCACGGATCTGGGGCGGATCGGTAACCGCGAGACTCCGGTAGTTCTTTCGATCCTCGTGTTCGAGGACCTCGCCATGGCGGTCTACCTGCCGATCCTGACGGCGACGCTGGCCGGCGTCAGCTTCGTCGTCGGGCTGCAGACCGTGGGCATCTCGCTCGCCGTCGTCACCGTGGTGCTGCTCGTGGCACTGCGGCACGGGCACCATGTGTCCAAGGCAGTGCACAGCGAGAACTCCGAAGTGTTCCTGCTCAACCTGCTCGGCGCCGCCCTGCTGGTGGCCGGACTGGCAGCCGCCATGCAGGTGTCAGCGGCGGTGGGAGCCTTTATGCTCGGAATCGCCATTTCGGGTGCCACTGCGCACAGCGCCACCCGGATCCTCGAGCCGTTGCGGGACCTCTTCGCAGCCATCTTCTTCGTGGTCTTTGGCCTCAACACGGACCCCACCACCATCCCGCCCGTTCTCGGCTGGGCCCTCCTCCTGGCCATCGTCACCGCGGCCACCAAGATGCTCACGGGGATCTGGGCGGCGAAGCGCGCCGGGATCGGCGTGCCGGGTCGTTTCCGCGCCGGCGCCGCGCTGATCGCCCGCGGGGAATTCTCGATCGTTATCGCCGGGCTCGCCGTCGCCTCAGGTGTGGTGCCGCAGGAGCTCGCGGCCCTGGCCACCGCCTATGTGCTGATTATGGCCGTGACGGGCCCGCTCGCCGCCCGGTTCGTGGAGCCGGTGGTGGCGATGCTGCGCCGGCCCGCGAAAACGCGGACGGTCCGGACAGCGGACGGGATTTAG
- a CDS encoding MFS transporter encodes MLACIAWFSTFMLLTAFAPSAEVFGLLRFLTGLGLGGIVPTCIALTVEFARKERRQIANAVMFSGYSVGGVGASLLAINLLQHIDFRWMYAIGALPLVTLLPIAWKLLPESVAYLARKQRFEEAKATAARSGLIYSDIVTAEDVKTGAEAPKSAMKTLFTRKWVRSTVLFAMANFCGLLLVYGLNTWLPQIMRQAGFQLGDALTFLLVLNAGAIVGSISASVLADRIGIRKVVTASFLLAFVAILMLSLQLPLAMLLVIVAFAGLGSVGTQILVGGYCATHYPQSLSATALSWSLGIGRIGAICGPLIGGLIAGMAFGWQLNFYMFAAFAVVGAVVVFSVPKLTEK; translated from the coding sequence ATGCTTGCCTGCATCGCATGGTTCTCCACCTTCATGCTGCTCACGGCCTTCGCGCCGTCCGCCGAGGTCTTCGGCCTCCTGCGGTTCCTGACGGGCCTCGGCCTGGGCGGCATCGTACCCACGTGCATTGCCCTGACGGTCGAATTCGCCCGCAAGGAGCGGCGCCAGATCGCCAATGCCGTGATGTTCAGCGGCTACTCCGTGGGCGGCGTCGGCGCCTCCCTCCTCGCCATCAACCTGCTGCAGCACATCGACTTCCGCTGGATGTACGCGATTGGCGCCTTGCCCCTCGTCACCCTGCTCCCGATTGCCTGGAAGCTCCTGCCCGAGTCGGTGGCGTACCTGGCCCGCAAGCAGCGCTTCGAAGAAGCGAAGGCGACCGCAGCACGCTCCGGCCTGATCTACTCGGACATCGTCACCGCCGAGGATGTCAAAACCGGAGCAGAGGCACCGAAATCGGCCATGAAGACCCTGTTCACGCGCAAGTGGGTCCGCTCCACGGTCCTGTTCGCGATGGCGAACTTCTGCGGACTGCTGCTGGTTTACGGGCTGAACACCTGGCTGCCGCAGATCATGCGGCAGGCCGGCTTCCAGCTCGGCGATGCCCTGACTTTCCTGCTGGTGCTCAATGCCGGTGCGATCGTCGGCTCCATCAGCGCCTCCGTCCTGGCGGACAGGATCGGCATCCGCAAGGTCGTGACGGCGTCGTTCCTCCTGGCATTCGTGGCCATTCTCATGCTGAGCCTCCAGCTCCCGCTCGCGATGCTGCTCGTCATCGTCGCCTTCGCCGGGCTCGGCTCGGTGGGAACCCAGATCCTGGTGGGCGGCTACTGCGCCACCCATTACCCGCAGTCCCTAAGCGCCACCGCGCTGAGCTGGTCGCTTGGCATTGGCCGCATCGGCGCCATCTGCGGGCCGCTGATCGGCGGGCTGATCGCCGGCATGGCCTTCGGCTGGCAGCTCAACTTCTACATGTTTGCGGCCTTCGCCGTGGTCGGCGCCGTTGTGGTGTTCTCGGTGCCGAAACTGACCGAGAAGTAG